A part of Arachis hypogaea cultivar Tifrunner chromosome 12, arahy.Tifrunner.gnm2.J5K5, whole genome shotgun sequence genomic DNA contains:
- the LOC112726371 gene encoding sufE-like protein 1, chloroplastic/mitochondrial: MSANSISSCSSLRFLTTRTIPKTPFLKTPSFIQIPRKNNDHTFFSFRPITFQKLPTTPSSSSSTTPSPSTTEENSLQPIEELPPKLQEIVKLFQSVEEPKAKYEQLLFYGKSLKPLEQQFKTNDNKVQGCVSQVWVRAYLDPQQNNNVVVYEADSDSLLTKGLAALLVTGFSGRPVSEIVRVKPDFVHLLGLQQSLTPSRNNGFLNMLKLMQKKALMLFVEAEKGASELGSSSSSSLEVKDGNFVENSKGSGAGGESVSQSSGEKGAEFTSSSEVKGGSFVENSSGGELSGRGRRIKEKLEKELDPVELEVEDVSYQHAGHAGVRGSGDGETHFNLRVVSKEFEGKSLVKRHRLIYKLLDDELQSGLHALSIVAKTPSEVNEG; encoded by the coding sequence ATGTCCGCTAACTCTATTTCCTCTTGCTCCTCTCTCCGATTCCTcacaactcgaacaatccccaaaaCCCCATTTCTCAAAACCCCATCTTTCATCCAAATACCCAGAAAAAACAACGACCACACCTTCTTCTCATTCAGACCCATAACCTTCCAGAAGCTTCCAAcaacaccatcatcatcatcatcaacaacaccGTCACCATCAACTACCGAAGAAAATTCCCTTCAACCCATTGAAGAGCTTCCCCCAAAGCTTCAAGAAATTGTGAAGCTCTTCCAATCCGTTGAGGAACCAAAAGCCAAGTACGAGCAGCTACTCTTCTATGGCAAGAGCCTCAAACCCCTCGAACAGCAATTCAAAACCAACGACAACAAGGTCCAAGGTTGTGTCTCCCAGGTTTGGGTCCGAGCCTACCTCGACCCTCAACAAAACAACAACGTTGTTGTCTACGAAGCTGACTCTGACTCGCTCCTCACAAAGGGTCTCGCCGCTTTGCTTGTAACCGGGTTCTCGGGTCGACCCGTTAGCGAGATTGTTCGAGTCAAACCCGATTTTGTTCACCTTCTTGGGTTACAGCAGAGTTTGACACCTTCGAGGAATAATGGGTTCTTGAATATGCTCAAGTTGATGCAGAAGAAAGCACTGATGCTCTTTGTTGAAGCTGAAAAGGGTGCTTCTGAATTGGGTTCAAGTTCAAGTTCGAGTTTGGAAGTTAAAGATGGTAACTTTGTTGAGAATTCAAAGGGTTCTGGGGCTGGTGGTGAATCAGTGTCACAAAGTTCAGGTGAAAAAGGTGCTGAATTCACCTCAAGTTCTGAGGTCAAAGGTGGAAGCTTTGTTGAGAATTCAAGTGGTGGTGAATTGAGTGGTAGGGGGAGGAGGATAAAGGAGAAGCTTGAGAAGGAGCTTGATCCTGTTGAATTGGAAGTTGAAGATGTTTCATATCAGCATGCTGGGCATGCTGGTGTTAGAGGGAGTGGTGATGGAGAAACACATTTCAATCTTAGGGTTGTGTCTAAGGAGTTTGAAGGGAAGAGTTTGGTTAAGAGGCACAGGCTTATCTATAAGCTCTTGGATGATGAGTTGCAGTCTGGGCTTCATGCATTGTCCATTGTAGCAAAGACACCTTCTGAAGTCAATGAAGGATAA